ACTAATAAATCAAACGAAGCGGTTGGTAAATCCTGTTTTAGTCAATGGTATGAGTCGCCATTTGTAGGGGATAACTTATAAAACAGCTGAGCATTGGATGATGGCAAAAAAAGCTTTGTTGTTTGGAGATTTGGGCATCTTCGAGAAAATTGTACTTTCCGAGAAGCCCGGTGAAGTAAAAGATCTTGGCCGGAGAATTTCGGGGTTCAATGATGAAATTTGGAAAGCTGAAAGGCACGCAATTGTTAAAATGGGGAATCTTCATAAGTTTAATCAGCATCCTGAACTGGCTAAATATTTAGTTAGCACAGGTAAAAGGATTTTGTTGGAGGCCA
This is a stretch of genomic DNA from Candidatus Pedobacter colombiensis. It encodes these proteins:
- a CDS encoding NADAR family protein yields the protein MMAKKALLFGDLGIFEKIVLSEKPGEVKDLGRRISGFNDEIWKAERHAIVKMGNLHKFNQHPELAKYLVSTGKRILLEASPVDYIWGIGMAQDHLDASKPDKWLGLNLLGFALMEVRDLLV